The genomic stretch GGCGCCTACCACTTCGCCACGCCCGACACCACGTCCGGCGCAACGCAGGCCAACTACTTCGTCGACCACGGCGGCGGCTGGTCCCGTGACGGCAAAACCCTGCCCGGCGCCCTGGACATCGAGTGGAACCCGTACGGCGCGGCCTGCTACGGCAAGTCGCAGAGCGGCATGGTCACGTGGATCCGCGACTTCCTGAACCAGTACAAGGCCCGCACGGGCCGGGACGCGGTCATCTACACGGCGACCAGCTGGTGGACCCAGTGCACGGGCAACTACTCCGGCTTCGCCACCGCCAACCCGCTGTGGATCGCGCGGTACGCGTCGACGGTGGGGACTCTGCCAGCCGGGTGGAGCTACTACACGATGTGGCAGTACACCTCGACGGGACCGACCGTCGGTGACCACAACCGGTTCAACGGCGCGCTGGACCGGGTGCAGGCCCTGGCCTACGGCTGAGCGCACGACGAAGGCCCGGGCCTCCCTCACGGGACCCGGGCCTTCGCCTTCATCCGGCAGCGTCCGTCACGCCGCCACCGGAACCTCCGGCTGCGCGCCGTTCGTCGCCGGGGACAGGGCCAGGTCGAGGACCTGGCGCACGT from Streptomyces davaonensis JCM 4913 encodes the following:
- a CDS encoding lysozyme, with translation MPVHRPGPLRLVLTGLLLTALSLVLAPTSPAAAADTPARGSAYMGMGVPAHDGVHGLPRDTRAVQTEGVDVSSHQGNVAWSTLWSSGVKWAYVKATEGTYYTNPYFAQQCNGSYNVGMIRGAYHFATPDTTSGATQANYFVDHGGGWSRDGKTLPGALDIEWNPYGAACYGKSQSGMVTWIRDFLNQYKARTGRDAVIYTATSWWTQCTGNYSGFATANPLWIARYASTVGTLPAGWSYYTMWQYTSTGPTVGDHNRFNGALDRVQALAYG